One Campylobacter sputorum subsp. sputorum DNA segment encodes these proteins:
- a CDS encoding carbon-nitrogen family hydrolase, translated as MKKLRICIIQTDIIMGKSDKNYHNIVNKMQDAMNVKPDVIVLPETLNLGFFPKENLYNLADKNGEKSKEIFGEFAKKYSVNIVAGSVINLKNNKIYNTNYSFDRNGNVINEYDKIHLFTPSKEHNYFENGDKISYFYIDGIKCSCFICYDLRFPEIFRIAALNGVSIVFLPAQWPLSRKNHLQTLIKARAIENQIFICSSCACGGVYGGILSGHSMLVNPLGEELMSFDEKENIQSCDINLDEILATKEKMNILNDIKFKIYDSFLP; from the coding sequence TTGAAAAAATTACGAATTTGCATAATTCAAACTGATATAATTATGGGTAAAAGCGATAAAAATTATCATAATATAGTTAATAAAATGCAAGATGCAATGAATGTCAAACCAGATGTCATAGTTTTGCCTGAAACGCTAAATTTGGGCTTTTTTCCAAAAGAAAATTTATATAATCTTGCTGATAAAAATGGCGAAAAATCAAAAGAAATTTTTGGAGAATTTGCTAAAAAATATAGCGTAAATATCGTAGCTGGAAGTGTTATAAATTTAAAAAATAACAAAATTTACAATACAAATTATAGCTTTGATAGAAATGGAAATGTTATAAACGAGTATGACAAAATACACCTTTTTACTCCATCAAAAGAGCATAATTACTTTGAAAATGGCGATAAAATAAGTTATTTTTACATAGATGGCATTAAATGTAGTTGTTTTATATGTTATGATTTGAGATTTCCGGAGATATTTAGAATAGCTGCTTTAAATGGCGTTAGTATCGTTTTTTTACCAGCCCAGTGGCCACTTAGCAGGAAAAATCATTTGCAAACATTGATAAAAGCAAGAGCGATAGAAAATCAAATTTTTATATGTTCATCTTGTGCTTGTGGGGGAGTATATGGAGGTATTTTAAGCGGACACTCAATGCTTGTAAATCCGCTTGGCGAGGAACTTATGAGTTTTGATGAAAAAGAAAATATACAAAGTTGCGATATAAATTTAGATGAAATTTTAGCAACAAAAGAAAAAATGAATATATTAAATGATATTAAATTTAAAATCTACGACAGCTTTTTGCCATAG
- a CDS encoding response regulator transcription factor, translating to MKQLIAVIDDEEDIIDLLEYNLQKAGYEVVGFLNTTKVEKFLNEENVDLLIVDRNLKGIEGSDFVRELRAKNYTIPVIFLSAKTTNNEKLQGFDAGGDDYITKPFNIEELIARIKALLKRTSKNSKIYEHRDIFIDTQSREILIENKHIELTKLELNLLIELIKNKNVVLSRDYLLQTIWDGENTNDKTVNIAIKRLREKIDPNKNKNYIKSIRGEGYILC from the coding sequence ATGAAACAACTCATAGCAGTAATTGATGATGAAGAAGACATTATAGATTTATTAGAATACAATCTTCAAAAAGCTGGTTATGAAGTAGTAGGATTTTTAAATACTACAAAGGTAGAAAAGTTTTTAAACGAAGAAAATGTTGATCTTCTTATAGTAGATAGAAATTTAAAAGGTATAGAAGGAAGTGATTTTGTAAGGGAATTAAGAGCAAAAAACTACACTATTCCAGTTATCTTTCTTAGTGCAAAAACAACCAATAATGAAAAATTACAAGGATTTGACGCTGGTGGAGATGATTACATAACAAAACCTTTTAATATAGAAGAACTTATCGCCCGCATAAAAGCTCTTCTTAAAAGAACTTCAAAAAACTCCAAAATATACGAGCATAGAGATATTTTCATAGATACTCAAAGTAGAGAAATTTTAATTGAAAATAAACATATTGAGCTTACCAAACTTGAACTAAATTTACTAATAGAGCTTATCAAAAATAAAAATGTAGTTTTAAGCAGAGATTACCTACTTCAAACTATATGGGATGGCGAAAATACCAACGATAAAACAGTAAATATAGCCATTAAAAGACTAAGAGAAAAAATAGATCCGAATAAAAATAAAAATTATATCAAATCCATCCGCGGCGAGGGGTATATTTTGTGCTAA
- a CDS encoding ABC-F family ATP-binding cassette domain-containing protein produces the protein MAIIDIIDGSKKFGSKVILDAINFSINDKERIAIIGKNGGGKSTLMKILCSIYSLDDGRVITQNGINIQMFSQNPTFDENMSIKEVLKKELDEIFEARKEYEKTLHLISENPNNKEFLATADMLMKFIESKDGWNIENKIQRVLENFKLKEFEDRSIMSLSGGEIRRAALGALILKKPDVMLLDEPTNHLDVYMVKFLEDMLLNSNQTIVFISHDRYFIDKVATRVVEIEDGKITSFSGGYSNYLIKKQEILESLAKTHETLLKQLKSEEEWLRRGVKARLKRNEGRKQRVFAMREEAKKNPGIIRKVKLELQRATQNFNQSSSQNRKKMLFECKNISKTLGGKNLIDDFSTRVLQGERIGIVGRNGSGKSTLLKLLLGELELDSGEIKRGDINIGYFDQTRRNIDEDKSLIENFCPNGGDHIMVKGHFMHVFGYLKNFLFPKEFLDQPVSTLSGGEKNRLALAKLFTKEYECLILDEPTNDLDIATINILEDYLLNFTGAVIIVSHDRYFVDKLSTKLWVFEDGTINQTHMAYSEYLEYEDELKEIDEISSNLQNEEVKQKQKSNAVKLSYKQNKILEEHPALIENIENKIKELNHALSTPQIYQEIGLEKLYNELEYYKKQLEKLENEYFEVLEFKENLS, from the coding sequence GTGGCGATAATCGACATTATAGACGGAAGTAAAAAATTTGGTTCAAAAGTTATTTTAGATGCGATAAATTTTAGTATAAATGATAAAGAAAGAATAGCAATAATAGGCAAAAATGGTGGCGGAAAATCCACTCTTATGAAAATATTGTGTTCTATTTACAGCCTTGATGATGGTAGAGTTATAACTCAAAATGGTATAAATATACAGATGTTTTCTCAAAACCCAACTTTTGATGAAAATATGAGCATAAAAGAAGTTTTAAAAAAAGAGTTAGATGAAATTTTTGAAGCTAGAAAAGAGTATGAAAAAACTTTACATCTGATATCAGAAAATCCAAATAATAAAGAATTTTTAGCAACCGCTGATATGCTTATGAAATTTATAGAAAGCAAAGATGGTTGGAATATAGAAAATAAAATTCAAAGAGTGCTTGAAAATTTTAAACTAAAAGAATTTGAAGATAGATCTATAATGAGCCTAAGTGGTGGCGAGATAAGGCGTGCTGCACTTGGCGCATTGATACTAAAAAAACCTGATGTAATGCTACTTGATGAACCTACAAATCATCTTGATGTTTATATGGTTAAATTTTTAGAAGATATGCTTCTTAACTCAAATCAAACTATAGTATTTATCTCTCATGATAGATATTTTATAGATAAGGTTGCAACTAGGGTTGTGGAGATAGAAGATGGTAAAATCACAAGTTTTAGTGGTGGATATAGTAATTATTTGATTAAAAAACAAGAAATACTTGAATCTTTAGCAAAAACTCATGAAACTCTTTTAAAACAGCTAAAAAGCGAAGAAGAGTGGTTAAGAAGAGGCGTAAAAGCAAGACTTAAAAGAAATGAAGGTAGAAAACAGCGTGTTTTTGCTATGAGAGAAGAGGCAAAGAAAAATCCTGGCATAATACGAAAGGTTAAACTTGAGCTTCAAAGAGCTACTCAAAATTTTAATCAAAGCTCTAGCCAAAACCGCAAAAAAATGCTTTTTGAATGCAAAAATATCTCAAAAACTCTTGGCGGAAAAAACCTTATAGATGATTTTAGTACTAGAGTTTTACAAGGTGAGAGAATAGGCATAGTTGGTAGAAATGGAAGCGGTAAAAGCACACTTTTAAAGCTACTTTTAGGAGAACTTGAACTAGATAGCGGAGAGATAAAAAGAGGAGATATAAATATAGGATATTTTGATCAAACAAGGCGAAATATAGATGAAGATAAAAGTTTGATAGAAAATTTTTGCCCAAATGGTGGCGATCACATAATGGTAAAGGGTCATTTTATGCATGTTTTTGGGTATCTTAAAAATTTTTTGTTTCCTAAAGAATTTTTAGATCAGCCAGTTAGTACATTAAGTGGTGGAGAAAAAAACCGCTTAGCACTGGCTAAACTTTTCACAAAAGAATACGAATGTTTAATCCTTGATGAGCCTACAAACGATCTTGATATTGCTACCATAAATATACTTGAAGATTATTTGCTAAATTTTACAGGTGCAGTTATAATAGTAAGTCATGATAGATATTTTGTAGATAAGTTATCAACTAAACTTTGGGTTTTTGAAGATGGCACTATAAATCAAACTCATATGGCTTATAGTGAGTATTTAGAATATGAAGATGAGTTAAAAGAGATAGATGAGATTTCATCAAATTTACAAAATGAAGAGGTAAAACAAAAGCAAAAATCAAACGCAGTAAAACTTAGTTATAAGCAAAATAAAATTTTAGAAGAACATCCTGCTTTGATAGAAAATATAGAAAACAAGATAAAAGAGCTAAATCATGCACTATCTACGCCTCAAATTTATCAAGAAATAGGGCTTGAAAAACTATATAATGAGCTTGAATATTATAAAAAACAGCTTGAAAAGCTAGAAAATGAGTATTTTGAAGTTTTAGAGTTTAAGGAAAATTTATCTTGA
- a CDS encoding YceI family protein, which yields MKKMLLAFITTAFFASSALFAAQYSLDNAHTSVGFKIKHMQISNVKGDFTDFNALIDFDESKKQPLKMDAVIKITSIDTGTQKRDDHLRSAEYFDANKFPDMKFVMKEFIADGSDEGKIKGDLTIKNITKPVTLDYEFGGITKDSNGKNKIGFSLEGKIDRTEFGVGEKSVMLGDEVKIQVEVEAVEK from the coding sequence ATGAAAAAAATGCTCCTAGCTTTTATTACAACAGCTTTCTTTGCAAGCTCTGCATTATTTGCTGCTCAATACAGCCTAGATAATGCACACACATCTGTTGGTTTTAAAATCAAACATATGCAAATTTCAAATGTAAAAGGCGATTTTACTGATTTTAATGCGTTAATTGATTTTGATGAATCAAAAAAACAACCACTTAAAATGGATGCAGTTATAAAAATAACATCTATAGACACAGGTACACAAAAAAGAGATGATCATTTAAGAAGTGCTGAATACTTTGATGCTAACAAATTTCCTGATATGAAATTTGTTATGAAAGAATTTATAGCAGATGGAAGCGACGAGGGAAAAATAAAAGGCGATTTGACTATAAAAAATATAACAAAACCTGTAACTTTGGACTATGAGTTTGGCGGTATCACAAAAGATTCAAATGGTAAAAACAAAATAGGCTTTTCTTTAGAAGGCAAGATAGATAGAACAGAATTTGGAGTTGGCGAAAAATCAGTAATGCTTGGCGATGAAGTAAAAATTCAAGTAGAAGTAGAAGCTGTAGAAAAATAA